The following proteins are encoded in a genomic region of Zea mays cultivar B73 chromosome 9, Zm-B73-REFERENCE-NAM-5.0, whole genome shotgun sequence:
- the LOC103639647 gene encoding protein FAR1-RELATED SEQUENCE 5-like produces MNRLVKSAHVDANTPLHQFAKQMMKLLHSRKMKESKEAVGSMGQKETNTLYMFEIRVARAYTRAVMCRFQESLKYATAFKIMHDEEGGANDWVVQHTTRSNKIVWGQHQFKVTADEDAGKYTCECKHWEHTGLFCVHVLRAFMHLQIDRIPKEYILQRYTTSARQDVPFSRDDRNLKGKDGETKSYRQKMLLKKAMKVVHHASLSKAGNDRALTVMDELLEVLSRLETDIDVEETCGTSGGDGIQDDDEANRDNEKDDEFDERNNKEIQDVSIILEQGVANDQIHIPVRPLEEVNLHDHAIMNVSGVSEQNDNARKKLEFAVDGISLARPNNSRPKGRTIKGSEERVIKLGAKGTKKMTRKCQKCGIADGHNSRTCLSMEENRQRLASLAGRKRGRPPGSRNKGGSQAPDWNETTTSKKHANEFDSSESDSD; encoded by the exons ATGAACAGGCTTGTCAAAAGTGCACATGTTGATGCAAATACTCCGCTTCATCAATTCGCCAAGCAAATGATGAAACTTCTACACAGTAGAaagatgaaagagtcaaaagaagCAGTGGGAAGCATG GGTCAAAAGGAAACGAACACGCTATACATGTTTGAGATAAGGGTTGCAAGAGCATACACAAGGGCTGTGATGTGTAGATTCCAGGAATCTTTGAAATATGCAACCGCATTCAAGATAATGCACGACGAAGAAGGGGGTGCAAATGATTGGGTAGTGCAACATACAACTAGATCGAATAAAATTGTTTGGGGACAGCACCAATTCAAAGTCACAGCTGATGAAGATGCAGGAAAGTATACTTGTGAATGCAAACATTGGGAACATACAG GGCTATTCTGTGTACATGTACTACGCGCGTTTATGCATCTTCAGATTGACCGGATACCGAAAGAATATATTTTACAAAGATACACCACCTCTGCAAGGCAAGATGTTCCGTTTTCAAGAGATGATAGGAATTTGAAGGGGAAGGATGGAGAAACTAAGTCATatagacagaagatgttgcttaaaaagGCAATGAAAGTAGTGCATCATGCTAGTTTATCCAAAGCAGGAAATGATAGAGCCCTAACAGTAATGGATGAGCTTCTCGAAGTACTTTCGCGTTTGGAAACAGATATAGACGTTGAGGAAACTTGTGGAACTAGTGGAGGAGATGGTATACAG GACGATGATGAAGCCAATAGAGACAACGAAAAGGATGATGAATTTGACGAAAGGAATAACAAG GAAATTCAAGACGTATCTATTATACTTGAACaaggtgtggccaatgatcaaatACATATACCAGTACGTCCATTAGAAGAG GTTAATTTGCATGATCACGCAATAATGAATGTTAGTGGTGTCAGTGAACAAAATGATAATGCCAGAAAG AAACTGGAATTTGCAGTCGATGGGATAAGCTTGGCAAGACCAAATAACTCAAGACCCAAAGGAAGAACAATAAAGGGGAGTGAAGAAAGGGTTATTAAATTGGGAGCAAAAGGTACAAAGAAAATGACCAGGAAATGTCAGAAGTGTGGAATTGCTGATGGTCACAACAGTAGGACATGTTTGTCAATGGAGGAAAATAGACAAAGGTTGGCAAGCCTTGCTGGACGTAAGAGAGGACGACCTCCAGGATCTAGGAACAAGGGTGGCAGTCAAGCTCCTGATTGGAATGAGACAACAACATCTAAAAAACACGCAAATGAGTTCGATAGTAGTGAGTCAGACAGTGATTAG